Within Paenibacillus sp. RUD330, the genomic segment CCCAATCGACGTCAGTCAAAGAGCTCGGCATTCTCGTCTTGGCCTCCCTCGGCCATTTGTTTCGCGAGGCGAGCGCGCGCAGCTGCCGTTATGCCGAGCTTCTCGGCGAATTGGAGGACCAGCCGGGCATAATCCTGCGCCATCTTGACATGCGGACTGATGACTTCTTGGCCGCTTGCGCCTGTCGCCGTATATCCTTCGGCGTCAATCATCTCATTCGCGAACTGATGACGGGTGACGGCGTTGCAGTAGGCCGCGAGGACGTCTTCATCCACCGCATCGAAGATCTCGAACTCCGCCATGTCTCGGACGGTCTTGCGCCACACCTTGCGGGCCTCATCGTCGAGCCAAGCCGGAATCTTCAGGTTCCGCTTCTTCTTCCGTTCAAACCGTTTGCCGGCTTCCTCGCGCTTCTTCACCTCGT encodes:
- a CDS encoding phage terminase small subunit P27 family — its product is MNEVVRFDHMRVGAKGGGKHWTADEVKKREEAGKRFERKKKRNLKIPAWLDDEARKVWRKTVRDMAEFEIFDAVDEDVLAAYCNAVTRHQFANEMIDAEGYTATGASGQEVISPHVKMAQDYARLVLQFAEKLGITAAARARLAKQMAEGGQDENAELFD